GCTATACAGGTGTAATTAGTGACAGTACGGTGTAGTTATCATTACAGGTGTAGTAACAATACAGGTGTAGTTACTATCATTACAGGTGTAGTTAGTAACAGTCCAGGTGTAGTTACTATCATTACAGGTGTAGTTAGTGACAGTACAGGTGTAGTTATTAGCCATAAAGGTGTAGTTACTATAATTACAGGTGTAGTTATTATCATTACAGGTGTAGTTAGTAACAGTCCAGGTGTAGTTACTATCATTACAGGTGTAGTTAGTGACAGTACAGGTGTAGTTATTAGCCATAAAGGTGTAGTTACTATAATTACAGGTGTAGTTATTATCATTACAGGTGTAGTTAGTAACAGTACAGGTGTAGTTACTATCATTACAGGTGTAGTTGGTAACAGTACAGGTGTAGTTACTATCATTACAGGTGTAGTTAGTGACAGTACAGGTGTAGTTATTAGCCATAAAGGTGTAGTTACTATCATTACAGGTGTAGTTATTATCATTACAGGTGTAGTTAGTAACGGTCCAGGTGTAGTTACTATCATTACAGGTGTAGTTAGTGACAGTCCAGGTGTAGTTACTATCATTACAGGGTGTAGTAACAGTACAGGTGTAGTTACTATCATTACAGGTGTAGTTAGTGACAGTACAGGTGTAGTTACTATCATTACAGGTGTAGTTGGTAACAGTACAGGTGTAGTTACTATCATTACAGGTGTAGTTAGTAACGGTCCAGGTGCAGTTACTATCATTACAGGTGTAGTTAGTGACAGTCCAGGTGTAGTTACTATCATTACAGGTGTAGCTCATAACAGTACAGGTGTAGTTACTATCATTACAGGTGTAGTTAGTGACAGTACAGGTGTAGTTACTATCATTACAGGTGTAGTTAGTAACAGTACAGGTGTAGTTACTATCATTACAGGTGTAGTTAGTGACAGTCCAGGTGTAGTTACTATCATTACAGGTGCGTTAGTAACAGGGTACAGGTGTAGTTACTATCATTACAGGTGTAGTTAGTGACAGTACAGGTGTGGTTGGTACACAGTAAGGTGTAGTTATTAGCCATAAAGGGTGTAGTACATCATTACAGGTGTCGTTATTATCATTACTGTGTAGTTAGTGACAGTACAGATGTAGTTACTATCATTACAGGTGTAGTTCGTACGGTCCAGGTGCAGTTACTATCATTACAGGTGTAGTTAGTGACAGTCCAGGTGAGTACTATCATTACCGGTGTAGGCTCATAACAGTAAGGTGTAGTTACTATCGTTACAGTTGTAGTTACTATCATTCAGGTGTATTTGGTAACAGTCAGGTGTAGTTATTAGCCATAAAGGTGTAGTTACTATCATACAGGTGTAGTTAGTGACAGTACAGGTGTAGTTACTATCATTACAGGTGTAGCTCATAACAGTGCAGGGTGTAGTCGGCTCCAGTGAGATTGTACTCGTTGACCCTGTGACCTCTGTGGCGGCTCCAGTCCGAGCGGCGGCGCCCACGTGGAGACCAGCCCTCCGTCCTCGCCGCCGCTGGACCCCctcagatgaggaagaggaggctgtaCAGCGCCGTGCCGGGACGCACCTTCATCGCCCCCGGTCCCCACGTCCCCCAGGGGCCCCGGGAGATCCAGCTGCACCGCGGAGagcgggtcaaaggtcaggcggaggacagacaggggagtCAACGGACACTCGTGAAAGGCAGGCGCCTGacgttgttgtgttttcagtgttgtcGATCGAGGGAGGATTCTGGGAGGGCAGCGTGAAAGGCCGGACCGCTGGTTCCCCGCCGACTGCGTGGAGGAGGTGCAGATGCGGCAGTACGACCCCCGACTCGGTAAACGCCGCGCCCACCGAGCCGTGCACAGTACGGCGCACGAGACACGCGTGACCCGTGACACGTATGTTTCAGAGACGAGGGAGGACCGCACCAAGAGGCTGTTCAGACACTACACGGGGTCGTACGACAACTACACCTCCTACAGGTCAGACCGCCACACTGCAGCGCTGCCGGCAAATCCCCTACTGCTTCCACATGCTagaaaaatatatgtatgtttgAACACATTCAGTATCTTACTTACtttagaatatatatatatatcccaaacttaaatataaaaaattcTACAAATGTCAATTAATTAATTTTccataaatgtttttatttattctaaatactctgaaaatgaaatcaaacacaaataccGTTTGACATGACATTAAGTCGatcatttattgtatttatctgtgattacattttttttttcaccaagtaaTATTATAGTGCTTGAaatctttttgtgtttgcactctTAATGGACTAATACTATTTATTCAAACTATGAATGTATATTTACACTCATTActatttacacatttttctctttattcctACAACATAGCTAGAAACAATAATAGCATTTTATTGCATTCTTTAAACTACACCCAGCATATAATTATTTTTCTAAGAACAGAAATCACATAAAATTTTACATATTGGATCATGAAAATGAGAAAgtcaaataaaatttaaaaaaaagtcaattttccTCATGGAATGAGTTACATCTCAGAGAATTAATCTTTGAGGATTCGTCATTAATAAATTATGTGTCTGCCGTTTGTACTTTGAGGTCATGAAGTTTCTAATTCCAGCCGGTTGCTTTGATTTGCAGCGACTACGTGATCGAGGAGAAGACGGCGGTGCTGCAGAAGAGGGAGAGCGAAGGATTCGGCTTCGTCCTCAGAGGAGCTAAAGGtagaagcaaaaaaagaaaaagtccagAGATGAGCGAGGAGGAGTggggagaaagaaggaaagagagatATTTagagctgagaggaagaaaaaaaaacgctggtTTCATAACAGCCGAAGGGGAGCggcaggccacgccccctccacTCTGCAAACAAAGTGGGAGGAGCTAatcacttcaaaataagactGCAAAAGTTCTTAAACTTTATACTttcaaaacagtaaaaaaagtAGAAtccttcaaaatgaaagcagagaatCAAGAAGtgatttcttgtttttcacgTCCAGTAACACCGTCtcctcttctgtctgcagcCGAGACCCCATCGAGGAATTCGCCCCGACGCCGGCGTTTCCCGCCCTCCAGTACCTGGAGTCGGTGGAtcaggggggcgtggcctggaGGGCGGGGCTGCGGACCGGAGACTTCCTCATCGAGGTGACAGCAGAGCATGGGGCGGGTGTGAGTTTCCCGCTGAGGCTCAGACCCGCTGACGAGCGTCGCTGTGCAGGTGAACGGCAGCGACGTGGTGAAGGGGGGCACCGGCAGGTGGTCTCTCTGATCCGCCAGGGGGGAAGCCGCCTGCTGATGAAGGTCGTGTCCGTTTCCCGCAAATCTGAATCCAACCTGATCAGGAAGAAAGGTACgacgcactcacacactcacacctcacacactcacacctcacacactcacatctgaCCGATTCACTCAGTTTTGTTTATATGGTTTTAAACACATCTTGGAGTggctatttttctttttctaaattaatcaatttaaaagtgaaaagttTCTCTAATCAATTTCACaatagttaaaaaaacacagaataagTCAAACTCTCCCcttgtagccccgccccctccaaaGCGAGCGCCCAGCACATCATTGACTCTCCGGTCCAAATCCATGACGGCCGACTAGAGGAGATAggtaagcacacacacacacacacacacacacacacacaacacacacacaccaacacatacacacagtgtTGTGAGCTGCAGGAGTGTTGCCGTATCTGACCGTTGTTCTCTCTGCAGCCAGGAGGAGGCGCTTCGGTGAGTCGGACCCTCTGAGTCCATGTGTCAGTTGTGGTGTCTGTGGCATGATGTCATAGTGATCGCAGTCATGTCAGAGTGATGTCATAGTGATGTCATAGTGATGTCGCAGTCATGTCATAGTGATGTCAGAGTGATGTCATAGCGATGTCGCAGTCATGTCAGAGTGATGTCATAGCGATGTCGCAGTCATGTCAGAGTGATGTCATAGTGATGTCGCAGTCATGTCATAGTGATGTCAGAGTGATGTCATAGTGACGTCGCAGTCATGTCAGAGTGATGTCATAGTGATGTCGCAGTCATGTCAGAGTGATGTCATAGTGATGTCATAGTGATGTCAGAGTGATGTCACAGTAATGTCAGAGTGATGTCACAGTTATGTTAGAGTGATGTCACAGTCATGTCAGAGTGATGTCACAGTAATGTCAGAGTGATGTCAGAGTGATGTCACAGTTATGTTAGAGTGATGTCAAAGTGAAGTCATAGTCATGTCGCAGTGATGTCACGGGGACATTTCCAccactaatgctaatgctaacgtttACATTATTGATCATTGTGATGGCAGAAAAATGTCCCACTCATTTTaactaatttttcttttttattgtcaaaaaattcaacttttttaaatttatttatggATATATAATTTCTTGATATTTTggttttaaaatattaaaatctgaACTTTGGGTTGGTGATCCAGCAGTGGAATTTATTGTGAATCATGATTTGATTTTAATTGAATATTattattggtgtttttttttttctattaggATCATAAAGgcatttttgtttgtctttacaTTNNNNNNNNNNNNNNNNNNNNNNNNNNNNNNNNNNNNNNNNNNNNNNNNNNNNNNNNNNNNNNNNNNNNNNNNNNNNNNNNNNNNNNNNNNNNNNNNNNNNCAGGACGGACCGGGCTGGATTCAGAGGAAGACACTCTTTTGTTGAAACCTTTGAGCAATTATGGAAAAACTGTATAAtaacaaacctttaaaatgaaaaaaaaaaaaggatgaagcCCCAGACGCATCGTGTTTTTGAaggcacaaaataaataaatcccccGTTGAGCTCAGAACTCGTCGTGACGCAGCGCCTCCCCAAAGTTGGTCACCTGACTCCCGACGAACACCGAGTACGAGTCCAGGATTTCCTCCTTGGTCAGTTTTCCGtcctggaggaagagaggaggtggagaatgAGTCGTGGGGCGGCGGCACGccgcggggcggggcggggggggggcggggcagcaACACGCCGTGGGGCGGGGCGTGGCACAGCGGGGCAGCAACACGCcgcggggcagggcggggcacAGCGGGGCAGCAACACGccgcggggcggggcggggcacaGCGGGGCTCACCTGGTCGACGTCGGCCTCATGAATCAGGTGCTGAGCCTCCAGCGCCACGTGGTCCACGTCGGGGAAGATCCAGTCCAGGACTTCCTTCTGGTCCAGCTTCCCGTCTTTGTTCTGGTCGCGGTGCTCGGCGAATTGTGAGCGCTCCTGGTCGACCCATTCCGGCTCCTCCTCCCCGAGCTCCGGCGAGTAAACGTCACCTGCACACAGTCCGCCGCACGGTTTACCTCCCGGTCAGCGCCCGACGCTCGGCACTGCTCGGCCAACGCCGGCGTCTTTACCGATGTACTCGTCCAAGCTCAGGAAGCCGTCTTTGTTCTTGTCCATGTCCTCTATGGTTTCCTGCGAGAgcaagaggtcagaggtcagaggtcagcctcGAGCCGCCGCGTGACGCGGTGACGTCGTCAGCCTCACCTGCACCACGATGTCCTTCATGTGTCCGAACTCCTCGGGGTGGAGGAAGGCGGTGAGCTCGTCCTTGTCGGCCAGCTGATCCCCGTTCCGGTCGGCCACCTTGAAGCGCCGCTCGTCCCTCTCGATGATGGGGCGTCGTCGCTGCTGGCTCCCTTGGGGTCC
The sequence above is drawn from the Salarias fasciatus chromosome 17, fSalaFa1.1, whole genome shotgun sequence genome and encodes:
- the LOC115404058 gene encoding calumenin-A-like, which gives rise to MIRPLLMCFVFCVVSGSSKPTKKDRVHHDEPLSPLEHNDQESFDFDHEAFLGHDEAGAFTELSPEESKRDSGDFIVEKIDADENDLVTEELKAWIAHVQRKHIYDTVETHWKDFDKNGDGRVSWDEYRDFTYSHFLDRPQGSQQRRRPIIERDERRFKVADRNGDQLADKDELTAFLHPEEFGHMKDIVVQETIEDMDKNKDGFLSLDEYIGDVYSPELGEEEPEWVDQERSQFAEHRDQNKDGKLDQKEVLDWIFPDVDHVALEAQHLIHEADVDQDGKLTKEEILDSYSVFVGSQVTNFGEALRHDEF